DNA from Solidesulfovibrio fructosivorans JJ]:
ATGGGCGCTGCGCTGGGTATGGAACCATCCCGAAGTGACGGTGGTGCTCTCCGGGATGAACGACGAGGAACAAGTCGCGCAGAACCTGGCCATCGCCGACACGGCCACGGCCGGGGCCTTGAGCCTCGCGGAACTGGAGATGATCGACCGGGCCGGAGCCATGTACAAGGAGCTGATGCAGATCGGCTGCACGGGCTGCGGTTACTGCATGCCCTGCCCGGCCGGCGTGCAGATTCCCAAGTGCCTCGACGCCTACAACAAGTTGCACATGTTCGGGGATGTCGAAGGCTCGAAATTCCATTATGTGATCAGCGTCAGCGGCGTCATCGGCGCAAGCGCCCCGGGATTCGCCTCCCAGTGCGTGGCCTGCGGCGAGTGCAAGGAAAAATGTCCCCAGCACCTGCCCATCCCGGAGACCCTGGAAAAGGTGGCCGCCGAGATGGAGGACGACCGCGTCGAGGAGCGCAAGGCCATGGCGCTCAAACTCTTCAAGGTCCGAGCCCACGAGGGGCTGGCCAACGCCTAGGGTAATTCGGAACAATCGTCCGGAGGAGGTTGCCTCATGCCATACGAAAGCCCGATGAAGCGTCCCATGCTGCTTGCCGGCAAGACCGCCATTGTGACCGGAGCCAGCTCCGGCATCGGCCGGGAAACGGCCCTGGCCCTGGCCGGCGAAGGGGCTAACGTGGTGCTCGCGGCCAGACGCCGCGAGGAACTCGTCGCCCTGGCCGAAGAAATCGCCAAGGCCGGCGGCAAGGCGCTCCCCGTGTCCGGGGACGCCGGTTCCGTGGAGGACATCGAGAAGCTGCTCGCGGCCGCCCTGGCCTGGGAGGCAAGCGGCGGCAAATACGACATCGTGGTGGTCAACGCCGGCCGGGGACTGGCCGGAAGCCTGCTCACCAGCGACGAGTCCCAGTGGGAAGCGCTCTATAAGATCAATGTGCTTGGCGCGGCCCACCTCATGCGCCGGGCCGGGGCCTATCTGAAGGAGCGCGGCACGGGCGACCTCGTGGTGGTCAGCTCCGTGGTCGGGCGCAACATCTCGCCGGTCAGCGGCTTCTACGGTTCGAGCAAGTTCGCCGTTTCGGGCATGGCCGAGGCGCTGCGCCGGGAAATCTGCTCCGCCGGCGTGCGCGTCACCACCGTCATGCCGGGCGTGGTTCTCTCCGGCTTCCAGAAGGTGGCCGGCTATAGCGACGACTTCGCCAAATTCGCCGGGGAGATGGGCAAACTGCTCGAGCCCGGGGACCTTGCCGAAGGCATCAGGTGGCTCTTGACCCTGCCCCAGCACGTCCACGTCAACGAGATCATGATCCGCCCCACCGGCGCCATGTATCCATAGAGAGTCAAAAGGAAAGGGCGAGGGCGAGAGGGGAAACCCTTTAAAAAAGGGTTCTCCCCTCTCGGGCCCTTCCATTCCGCAATTTTTGCTTTTCCAGGTGTTATGTGTAATATTATTTTTTAAATTTGGTTCAAAAATAAAATACTAAATTAATTTTCGTAACACCACAGGAAGACCACCATGCGTATCCTCTACTACGATTGCCAGGCCGGCATCAGCGGCGACATGAACCTGGCCGCCATGATCGACCTGGGCGTCGATCCCGATTTTCTGCGCGCCGAGTTATCCAAACTGGGCCTCGACGCGGAATTTTCCCTGCGCGTGACCCGCGACGCCCGAAACGGCATCACCGGCGCCCGGGTGGACGTGGAGCTGGCCGGGAAACAGCCGGCGGACCACGACCACCGGCACGGACATTCCCATGCGCGCGACCACGGCGATCATGGGCATGGACACGAACATCACGCCCATAATCATGATCACGGGCACCACGAGCATGGGCATCACCACCATGCCCACGAGCACGGGCACCATCACGACCACGGCCAGCGCAATCTGGCCGCCATCGAGGCCATCATCGAAGCCAGCGGCCTTGGCGAGGACGTCAGGCGCACCAGTCTGGCCATCTTCCGCCGCATCGCCGCCGCCGAGGCCAAGGTGCACGGCAAGCCCATCGAGGAAGTCCACTTCCACGAGGTCGGGGCCGTGGACTCCATCGTCGACATCGTGGGCGCGGCCGTCTGTTTCCACGCCCTTGGCGTGGACGCGGTCTGGGCCTCGCCGGTGGAACTCGGCGGCGGATTTGTCCGTTGCGCCCATGGCCTGATTCCGGTGCCGGCCCCGGCCACGGTGGAAATCACGGCCGGCATCCCCACCACCCGGGGGGCCGTGCAGGAAGAGACCGCCACCCCCACCGGCGCGGCCATCCTGGCCACCCTGGCCGACCGGTTCACGACCACACCCCAAATGACCGTGGCCAAAACCGGCTACGGCGTCGGCCACCGGGTGACGAAGCTGCCGAACCTGTTGCGCGTGCACCTGGCCGAGGCCGACGTCACGGACTGGTCCGTGTCCGAGGCGCGGCTGCTCCAATGCAACA
Protein-coding regions in this window:
- a CDS encoding SDR family oxidoreductase, producing the protein MPYESPMKRPMLLAGKTAIVTGASSGIGRETALALAGEGANVVLAARRREELVALAEEIAKAGGKALPVSGDAGSVEDIEKLLAAALAWEASGGKYDIVVVNAGRGLAGSLLTSDESQWEALYKINVLGAAHLMRRAGAYLKERGTGDLVVVSSVVGRNISPVSGFYGSSKFAVSGMAEALRREICSAGVRVTTVMPGVVLSGFQKVAGYSDDFAKFAGEMGKLLEPGDLAEGIRWLLTLPQHVHVNEIMIRPTGAMYP
- the larC gene encoding nickel pincer cofactor biosynthesis protein LarC, whose amino-acid sequence is MRILYYDCQAGISGDMNLAAMIDLGVDPDFLRAELSKLGLDAEFSLRVTRDARNGITGARVDVELAGKQPADHDHRHGHSHARDHGDHGHGHEHHAHNHDHGHHEHGHHHHAHEHGHHHDHGQRNLAAIEAIIEASGLGEDVRRTSLAIFRRIAAAEAKVHGKPIEEVHFHEVGAVDSIVDIVGAAVCFHALGVDAVWASPVELGGGFVRCAHGLIPVPAPATVEITAGIPTTRGAVQEETATPTGAAILATLADRFTTTPQMTVAKTGYGVGHRVTKLPNLLRVHLAEADVTDWSVSEARLLQCNIDDMTAELLGAAMDTLMAAGAMDVHFTPIIMKKNRPATCLSLLCAAAEEGRFMELLFRHTTTLGIKSLPLKKTFLATTFTTLPTPLGPVRLKNALLGGTVLRSKPEFEDCRALAQKHGIPLTEIYAVVDRCRDKDA